The uncultured Desulfobulbus sp. genome window below encodes:
- a CDS encoding transposase, translating to MLPDIRQNDYLYAIPKFELDRSDVTGLLTELKGFHEHFSDCFLRSELRDNFFRYMAGQFSQLERKSIEPIAFAVEGGKVRAMQRFISDARWDDERILDKYRSLINEDMGHPYGAIVFDESGFVKKGNDSIGVARQYCGTIGKVDNCQVGVFAAYTSPYGYTLVDKRLYIPEHWFADEHSLKRKKCDLPDEITFKTKPQLAVEMLGEITSNQQLPFRYILADSVYATNPEFIEAAEAITGVTYLGQAPEQKGPGRQHKRADLFQNARL from the coding sequence ATGTTGCCAGATATTCGTCAAAACGACTACTTGTATGCTATTCCGAAATTCGAGTTGGACAGAAGTGACGTAACTGGATTGCTCACTGAACTTAAAGGATTTCATGAACATTTTTCCGATTGTTTCCTTCGGAGTGAACTGCGAGATAACTTTTTTCGATACATGGCCGGACAATTCAGCCAACTTGAGCGTAAATCCATCGAACCCATTGCATTCGCGGTTGAAGGGGGCAAGGTCAGGGCAATGCAACGCTTCATATCCGATGCTCGCTGGGATGACGAGCGAATATTGGACAAATATCGTAGTCTAATTAATGAAGATATGGGGCACCCTTACGGCGCAATCGTTTTTGACGAAAGTGGTTTTGTGAAAAAAGGCAACGACTCTATTGGTGTTGCTCGGCAATACTGCGGCACCATCGGTAAGGTCGATAATTGTCAAGTCGGTGTTTTTGCCGCTTACACATCCCCCTATGGCTACACTCTTGTTGATAAACGTCTTTATATACCTGAGCACTGGTTCGCGGACGAGCATTCCTTAAAACGAAAAAAATGTGATCTTCCCGATGAAATAACGTTTAAGACCAAACCACAATTGGCGGTTGAGATGCTTGGTGAGATTACCTCCAATCAGCAACTTCCATTTCGTTACATTCTTGCTGATTCTGTCTACGCAACCAATCCGGAGTTTATTGAGGCGGCAGAAGCCATTACAGGCGTGACTTACCTGGGGCAAGCACCAGAGCAAAAAGGTCCTGGTAGACAGCACAAAAGAGCCGATCTCTTTCAAAACGCTCGCCTGTAG
- a CDS encoding copper chaperone PCu(A)C yields the protein MNKIVLVVMSLVLLACAHTRAMAGDILIHDPWIREAPPRARVCAAYMVFENTGTKMVKLLEVTSPDFGSVEIHKSFRQQGKMHMMAIDSLAVAAGEKVILQPGGFHLMLFDPNKPMVVGTSCMLRFRFADAADVVISVQVQKAH from the coding sequence ATGAATAAAATTGTATTGGTCGTGATGTCGCTGGTTCTGCTGGCCTGCGCACATACTCGAGCAATGGCTGGAGATATATTGATTCATGACCCTTGGATACGCGAAGCTCCACCACGGGCTCGCGTTTGTGCGGCTTATATGGTGTTTGAGAATACAGGAACGAAGATGGTAAAGCTGCTTGAAGTGACCAGCCCTGATTTTGGCTCAGTGGAAATACACAAGAGTTTCAGGCAACAGGGCAAGATGCACATGATGGCCATTGACAGTTTAGCTGTGGCAGCTGGTGAAAAGGTTATCTTACAGCCCGGAGGGTTTCATCTGATGCTTTTTGATCCTAATAAACCGATGGTTGTGGGCACTTCATGTATGCTGCGTTTTCGTTTTGCGGATGCTGCTGATGTGGTTATTTCCGTGCAGGTGCAGAAAGCTCATTGA
- the hisF gene encoding imidazole glycerol phosphate synthase subunit HisF — translation MITLLDYGAGNVRSVINAIERLGETVVLVNSGADIQRAERLVFPGVGNFGALMRTLREKGLRDPLIEYLHSGKPFFGICVALQALFASSEEAPEEPGLGILPGKVQRFTCDLAVPQIGWNGIKVHQPSPLFHGLQGNEKFYFVHSYHVATDSKDDVLTTTDYGYEYVSAIQRGAMVATQFHPEKSGKAGLKLLENFLSETQEAVIPAACPQTTQIAKRIIACLDVRTNDRGDLVVTKGDQYDVREEGTVRNLGKPVELAGEYYEQGADEVTFLNITGFRDFPLEDMPMLEVLEKTSKNVFVPLTIGGGIRDFTDCNGRFYSALEVASQYFRSGADKISIGSDAVLIVEEVLKTGKATGLSSIEQIARVYGNQAVVISIDPRRVYVDSADAVPQQVIKTEIPGPNGERYCWYQCTIKGGREGRPVDAVTLAKVCEQLGAGEILLNCIDKDGTNSGFDIELINAVRAAVTIPVIASSGAGCDEHFLEVFEKTPAEAALAAGIFHRKEVPIGEVKDFLSGKVEIRPV, via the coding sequence ATGATTACACTGCTTGATTACGGTGCCGGCAATGTTCGATCGGTGATAAATGCCATCGAACGGTTGGGCGAAACCGTGGTTCTGGTCAATAGTGGTGCGGATATCCAGCGCGCCGAACGTCTTGTTTTTCCTGGTGTGGGCAACTTTGGCGCCCTCATGCGCACCCTTCGCGAAAAGGGACTGCGTGATCCGCTTATTGAGTACCTCCACTCAGGTAAACCTTTTTTTGGGATCTGTGTCGCTCTCCAGGCGCTTTTTGCCTCCAGTGAAGAGGCCCCCGAGGAACCGGGGCTGGGCATCTTGCCGGGCAAGGTCCAACGCTTCACCTGTGATCTTGCCGTCCCCCAGATCGGCTGGAACGGCATCAAGGTGCACCAGCCCTCTCCCCTGTTTCACGGGTTGCAGGGCAATGAAAAGTTTTACTTTGTCCATTCCTATCATGTCGCAACCGACTCCAAGGACGACGTGCTTACCACCACTGATTACGGCTACGAGTATGTCAGCGCTATTCAGCGCGGCGCCATGGTGGCAACCCAGTTCCATCCGGAAAAAAGCGGCAAGGCCGGATTGAAACTGCTGGAAAACTTTCTCTCCGAGACCCAGGAAGCAGTGATCCCGGCCGCCTGTCCCCAGACCACACAAATTGCCAAACGTATCATTGCCTGCCTGGACGTCCGCACCAACGACCGGGGTGATCTAGTGGTCACCAAGGGCGATCAGTATGATGTACGCGAAGAAGGCACCGTGCGCAACCTGGGCAAACCTGTCGAACTGGCGGGGGAATACTACGAGCAGGGAGCCGACGAGGTCACCTTCCTCAACATCACCGGCTTCCGTGACTTCCCTTTGGAAGACATGCCCATGCTTGAGGTTTTAGAAAAAACCTCAAAAAATGTCTTTGTCCCCCTGACCATTGGAGGTGGGATTCGAGATTTCACCGACTGCAACGGTCGCTTTTATAGTGCCCTTGAGGTGGCCTCCCAGTACTTCCGCTCCGGTGCCGATAAAATTTCCATAGGCTCAGACGCGGTCCTCATCGTTGAAGAGGTCCTCAAAACCGGCAAGGCCACGGGCCTGAGCTCGATTGAGCAGATCGCTCGGGTCTACGGCAACCAGGCCGTTGTAATCTCTATCGATCCCCGCCGTGTCTATGTCGACTCAGCAGATGCTGTCCCCCAGCAGGTGATAAAAACCGAGATACCTGGCCCTAACGGTGAGCGGTATTGCTGGTACCAGTGCACCATCAAAGGCGGTCGTGAAGGACGTCCGGTGGATGCGGTCACCCTGGCTAAAGTCTGTGAGCAACTGGGGGCGGGTGAGATTCTTCTGAACTGCATCGATAAGGACGGCACTAATTCCGGCTTTGACATCGAACTGATCAATGCGGTACGGGCGGCGGTGACTATCCCGGTGATTGCCTCAAGTGGTGCTGGTTGTGATGAGCATTTCCTGGAGGTGTTTGAAAAGACGCCTGCTGAGGCCGCCCTGGCGGCAGGTATCTTTCACAGGAAAGAAGTACCCATTGGAGAGGTGAAGGATTTCCTGAGCGGGAAGGTAGAGATACGACCGGTATAA
- a CDS encoding integron integrase: protein MEFLIPGRDGLSHARQSELGEKTSVIRKKYSKHTNCKSTLPVEIEASPPERTAKEHGCSWEAEFAGFENTIRMRHYSDKTLKSYRKYIRGFQTHTKSLHPDQLSAEHVKEYLPHLAVNKKVSASTQNLAFNSLLFFFRHVPNRDFGIIDGVVRAKKRPYIPVVLSRAEIDQISDSIAESYLLIVKLLYGCGLRLFECLSLRVNCLNLEEGILTIHDGKGKKDSTVPLPESLHADLRGQLDRAYDQHKKDVAVGYDGVFFDAYERKSKNAACQFIWQWLFPAYKLTKVKETGEVRRFHIHERHVQRAIRRAVEKACLTKRVTAHTFRHSFASHLLQANYDIRSIQELLGHSDVRTTMIYTHTVKNRTKKEAKSLLYF from the coding sequence TTGGAATTTTTAATTCCTGGTAGAGATGGTCTCAGTCACGCCAGGCAATCTGAACTGGGCGAGAAAACCTCAGTCATCAGGAAGAAATATAGCAAGCATACTAACTGCAAAAGTACGCTACCTGTTGAGATTGAAGCCTCTCCACCAGAGAGAACTGCCAAAGAGCATGGGTGCTCCTGGGAGGCTGAATTTGCTGGTTTTGAGAATACCATTAGGATGCGTCATTACTCTGACAAAACCCTCAAGTCGTACAGAAAATATATCAGGGGTTTTCAAACGCATACAAAATCCCTGCATCCTGATCAATTATCAGCAGAACATGTGAAAGAGTATCTCCCCCACCTTGCCGTCAATAAAAAGGTGTCGGCCTCAACCCAGAACCTGGCTTTCAATTCCCTTCTCTTTTTTTTTAGACACGTACCCAACCGTGACTTTGGCATCATTGATGGAGTTGTGCGCGCCAAGAAAAGACCATACATTCCTGTGGTGTTATCACGGGCTGAAATCGATCAAATATCTGATTCAATTGCTGAATCGTATCTGCTTATTGTAAAGCTACTGTACGGTTGCGGATTACGTCTGTTTGAGTGTTTATCGTTACGTGTTAACTGCCTGAACCTTGAAGAAGGTATTCTCACCATCCATGACGGAAAAGGAAAAAAAGATAGCACCGTCCCTTTGCCTGAAAGTCTGCATGCAGACCTGCGAGGGCAGTTGGATAGAGCGTATGATCAGCATAAAAAGGATGTAGCCGTTGGATATGATGGAGTTTTTTTTGATGCCTATGAAAGAAAATCAAAGAATGCCGCGTGTCAATTTATCTGGCAATGGTTGTTTCCCGCTTACAAGCTCACGAAGGTAAAGGAAACTGGAGAGGTGAGACGCTTCCATATCCATGAACGCCATGTTCAGCGGGCGATTCGACGGGCTGTGGAAAAAGCTTGTCTGACTAAAAGAGTCACGGCACACACCTTCCGGCACAGTTTTGCGAGTCATCTTCTTCAAGCGAATTACGATATTCGATCCATTCAGGAATTGCTTGGACATAGCGATGTAAGGACAACCATGATCTACACGCACACTGTAAAAAATAGGACCAAGAAGGAGGCAAAGAGCCTTCTTTATTTTTAG
- the tnpB gene encoding IS66 family insertion sequence element accessory protein TnpB (TnpB, as the term is used for proteins encoded by IS66 family insertion elements, is considered an accessory protein, since TnpC, encoded by a neighboring gene, is a DDE family transposase.) has translation MIRSKLENVNLYLAVGATDMRKSINGLSMLVEEQFELDLFTGNVFAFCNRRRDLVKILYWDVNGFFVWLKRLEADYFRWPVNRRSWKSAVLL, from the coding sequence ATGATCCGGAGCAAACTGGAGAACGTCAATCTGTACCTTGCCGTTGGTGCAACTGATATGCGTAAATCGATCAACGGCCTGTCGATGCTTGTCGAAGAACAATTTGAACTCGATCTCTTCACGGGCAACGTCTTTGCCTTTTGCAACCGGCGACGCGATCTGGTGAAAATTCTTTACTGGGATGTAAACGGTTTCTTCGTATGGCTGAAACGTCTGGAGGCTGATTATTTCCGCTGGCCGGTGAACAGGAGGTCATGGAAGTCAGCAGTTCTGCTTTGA